A single Bacillus sp. OxB-1 DNA region contains:
- the psiE gene encoding phosphate-starvation-inducible protein PsiE: protein MKYKKFAGNFLINFPKILQGVLNISLVLLAIVLSILLGKELFVFIEILMEQESNDYKLFLAHILIFFLYFEFITMIVKYFKEDYHFPLRYFIYIGITAMVRLIIVDHGHPMNTLLYSLVILVLIIGYFIMNITPRDRPESRWFFNRDP, encoded by the coding sequence ATGAAATACAAAAAGTTTGCTGGCAACTTCTTGATCAATTTTCCGAAGATCCTTCAAGGGGTGCTCAATATTTCCCTTGTCCTATTGGCGATTGTCCTATCGATTCTATTAGGGAAGGAACTCTTCGTTTTCATCGAAATTTTGATGGAACAGGAGAGCAATGACTACAAACTTTTCTTGGCGCATATTCTGATTTTCTTCCTCTACTTCGAGTTCATCACGATGATCGTCAAGTATTTCAAGGAAGATTACCATTTCCCGTTACGGTATTTCATCTATATCGGCATTACGGCGATGGTCCGCTTAATCATCGTGGATCATGGCCATCCGATGAACACGCTATTGTATTCGCTCGTGATTTTAGTATTGATCATCGGCTACTTCATCATGAATATCACACCACGCGACCGTCCGGAGAGCAGGTGGTTCTTCAATCGGGATCCCTGA